A genomic segment from Leopardus geoffroyi isolate Oge1 chromosome A2, O.geoffroyi_Oge1_pat1.0, whole genome shotgun sequence encodes:
- the LOC123607367 gene encoding olfactory receptor 7D4-like — protein MEAENQTEVSVFLLRGLSDDPELQPLLFGMFLSMYLVTVLGNLLIILAVSSDSHLHTPMYFFLSNLSFVDICFISTTVPKMLVNIQECSKGISYIECLIQVYFFMIFAGMDGFLLTVMAYDRFVAICHPLHYTVIMNPRLCVLLVLSCWLTLFWVSLIHILLVRRLTFCTGTEIPHFFCELAQILKAACSDTLINNICLYVATALLCVFPLTGILFSYSQIVSSLMRMSSSEGKYKAFSTCGSHLSVVCLFYGTSLGVYLTSAVTHSSQRSSIASVMYTVVTPMLNPFIYSLRNKDVKGALQRFLSRATSWP, from the coding sequence ATGGAAGCAGAAAACCAGACAGAAGTATCAGTATTCCTCCTCCGGGGTCTCTCAGATGATCCAGAACTGCAGCCTCTCCTCTTTGGCATGTTCCTATCCATGTATCTGGTCACTGTGCTTGGAAACCTGCTCATCATCCTGGCTGTCAGCTCTGACTCtcacctccacacccccatgtacttcttcctctccaacctGTCCTTTGTTGACATTTGTTTCATCTCCACCACTGTCCCAAAGATGCTGGTGAACATCcaggaatgcagcaaaggcattTCCTATATAGAATGCCTCattcaagtgtatttttttatgatttttgctgGAATGGACGGTTTCCTCCTGActgtgatggcctatgaccggtTTGTGGCCATCTGCCACCCCCTACACTATACAGTCATCATGAACCCACGACTCTGTGTCCTCCTGGTTCTGAGTTGTTGGCTCACCCTTTTCTGGGTCTCCTTGATTCATATTCTACTGGTGAGGCGGCTGACCTTCTGTACAGGCACTGAAATTCCACATTTCTTCTGTGAACTGGCTCAGATTCTTAAGGCAGCCTGCTCTGACACCCTCATCAATAACATCTGCTTGTATGTTGCCACTGCACTGCTGTGTGTGTTTCCTCTCACTGGGATCCTCTTCTCATACTCTCAGATTGTCTCCTCCTTAATGAGGATGTCGTCCAGTGAGGGCAAGTATAAAGCATTTTCCACCTGTGGGTCTCACCTCTCTGTGGTCTGCCTGTTCTATGGGACAAGCCTGGGGGTCTACCTCACTTCTGCTGTGACCCATTCTTCCCAGAGAAGTTCAATTGCCTCAGTGATGTACACTGTGGTGACCCCCATGTTGAACCCCTTCATCTACAGCTTGAGGAACAAGGATGTAAAGGGGGCCCTGCAAAGATTCCTCAGCAGAGCAACCTCATGGCCATGA